Proteins encoded in a region of the Podospora pseudopauciseta strain CBS 411.78 chromosome 6, whole genome shotgun sequence genome:
- a CDS encoding hypothetical protein (EggNog:ENOG503NZZF) — protein sequence MDIFDTENFVPPFELRDNEEQVEAWYNNPVRQENRRLAEENLRLKKLLRENGISWDRRLTLDLNDPTGSRGTWADSKAARRSSRSGRSDQRLPSLPVEIILYILEYSLTSSQPIIDPLSKLNPHVLLPEEKKMSKAQIAINFLATCRAYHDEGERFLWRNNTFVFTDCLALQNFRNLGLEHRKQITHITMRITARYYDEDFEREHRAPYPTSNPTRNPLRLRVIPRVYDNTLARRGFRSYTWLQVVDFLTVLRPPFDPDHDTTQPRPRLLPALESLRIDLVNFPSDFLTAPSPVEMHALTGHDLSMSLKELQLTGIPECQWGSDMASHLVRMVRDDGLFLKSDSAYVSSNRVRKQSDGDWEPRAVRAWKVLAEEYLQSKKKTNGSSLPMGGGHHGHHSHHGTVKIPAVPAEEGQPETTWQNRRTLWKRVPVSRDSEERVWAEFDRTTGTIILPEEYENPDMDTYDPEELVCHHCQMMHSPYDDDY from the exons atGGACATCTTTGATACAGAAAAT TTCGTGCCGCCCTTTGAGCTGCGCGATAATGAAGAGCAGGTGGAAGCGTGGTACAACAACCCTGTGCGGCAAGAGAACAGGCGACTTGCTGAAGAAAACCTGCGTCTCAAGAAGCTTCTTCGGGAGAATGGCATCTCGTGGGACCGTCGACTGACGTTAGATCTCAACGACCCAACAGGCTCTCGCGGGACCTGGGCCGACTCAAAGGCGGCGCGCCGCTCCTCCCGCAGTGGGAGGTCTGACCAGCGATTGCCAAGCCTACCGGTCGAGATCATTCTGTACATTCTTGAGTACTCACTCACAAGCAGCCAACCCATTATCGACCCACTGTCCAAGCTCAACCCCCATGTTCTCCTCCccgaagagaagaagatgtcTAAGGCCCAGATCGCCATCAACTTTCTTGCCACGTGCAGAGCCTATCACGATGAAGGAGAGCGTTTTCTGTGGAGAAACAACACTTTTGTCTTTACCGATTGCCTTGCCCTCCAGAATTTCCGAAACCTCGGGCTCGAGCACCGCAAGCAGATAACGCACATCACGATGCGGATCACTGCTAGGTACTACGACGAAGACTTCGAACGCGAGCATAGGGCGCCCTACCCGACGTCAAACCCGACACGGAATCCCCTCCGACTTCGAGTAATCCCTCGTGTTTATGACAATACCCTTGCCCGACGAGGATTCCGTAGCTACACATGGCTTCAGGTTGTCGACTTCCTTACCGTTCTGCGACCACCCTTCGATCCTGATCATGACACCACCCAGCCGCGCCCTCGTCTGCTCCCCGCACTCGAGTCGCTGAGGATCGATTTGGTCAACTTTCCTTCCGACTTCCTCACCGCGCCCTCTCCAGTTGAGATGCACGCCTTGACAGGCCACGACCTCTCCATGAGCCTGAAGGAGCTCCAGCTAACTGGCATCCCCGAGTGTCAGTGGGGCTCAGATATGGCAAGTCATCTTGTCAGGATGGTCAGAGACGACGGATTATTTCTCAAGTCGGACTCTGCCTATGTCTCGTCCAACAGGGTGCGGAAACAGTCGGACGGCGACTGGGAGCCCAGAGCAGTCCGGGCTTGGAAGGTCCTGGCTGAGGAGTACCTgcagagcaagaagaagactaACGGATCTTCTCTCCCCATGGGCGGTGGTCACCACGGCCATCATTCGCACCACGGGACGGTCAAAATACCAGCTGTGCCCGCGGAAGAAGGGCAACCGGAGACGACGTGGCAAAACCGACGGACCCTGTGGAAGCGCGTGCCGGTGAGCAGGGATAGCGAGGAGCGAGTCTGGGCTGAGTTTGACCGCACCACTGGCACTATAATCCTCCCGGAAGAGTATGAGAATCCAGACATGGATACATACGATCCTGAGGAGCTCGTCTGCCACCATTGTCAGATGATGCACTCCCCTTATGACGACGACTATTGA
- a CDS encoding hypothetical protein (COG:G; CAZy:GH92; EggNog:ENOG503NWHY), protein MLALLALCWQVLVVEALGDAVFDPLAYVDPLIGASNGGNVFPGASLPYGMAKAVADTNSSSNQGGFTLDGAFVTGFSGMHDSGTGGSPSLGNFPLFPFTNCPEGDINRCVFPKKSRAAHGGFGNNTVTAKPGTFGITLNNGIRADMTTTHHTSLFRFTFPTLGSDGQPAQPLILQDLTDLSDSRQDNGSVTVDPETGRITGSARFLPSFGGGNFVLHFCTDFKGADVLDSGIFVNSRGSTEVKNLTISRSINGYPLPGGAFVRFSSGAEPILVRTANSFISAEQACKHAETEIPDYDFERVSEAAIEKWREKMSNIKVSPAGVEGSLLTNFYSGIYRTMVNPQNYTGENPLWESSEPYFDSFYCIWDLFRSQIPFLIITDPAAVAEMVRSLIDTYRHTGWLPDCRMSLNKGYTQGGSNADNVLADAFIKGIKDGIDWEDGYAAVVKDAEVEPYDWCCEGRGGLDSWKALGYIPVQDFDYKGFGTMTRSISRTLEYAYNDFCISQIAHGLGRTADRDKYLASSSNWKNLFRPDQTSLWWNGTNTGFTGFFQPRYLNGTWAYQNPLNCSNLDTFSVCSLQNTGRETFESSIWEYNFSFVPHDQSTLLTLLGGPSLFTSRLDYLHNTNITYIGNEPSFLTVFQYHYSARPALSALRSHSYIPSYFSPTPSGLPGNDDSGAMGSFVAFSMMGLFPNPGQNVYLVTPPFFEQVNITSPVTGKVARVRNVNFDGGYKSVYIQSATLDGERYTKNWVDHSFFTEGKELVLVLGDGESDWGTGVGDLPPSLGEYVGFSGGNGTAVNDTSTITGWKRGLEEVVGRAWRGGYVGDVKV, encoded by the exons ATGCTTGCCCTTCTTGCTCTTTGCTGGCAAGTCCTGGTCGTCGAAGCGCTGGGGGACGCCGTTTTCGATCCCCTCGCCTACGTCGATCCACTAATTGGGGCCAGCAACGGTGGAAATGTCTTTCCAGGAGCTTCGCTGCCATATGGCATGGCAAAGGCGGTGGCTGATACCAatagcagcagcaaccaagGCGGATTCACATTGGATGGCGCGTTTGTCACTGGCTTCAGCGGCATGCACGACAGCGGAACTGGCGGGAGTCCAAGTCTGGGAAACTTCCCACTGTTCCCCTTCACCAACTGTCCAGAAGGTGACATCAATCGATGTGTTTTCCCCAAAAAGAGCCGAGCTGCCCATGGAGGGTTCGGCAATAACACCGTGACAGCAAAGCCCGGCACCTTCGGCATCACCCTGAACAACGGCATCAGAGCCGACATGACCACAACCCATCACACGTCACTCTTTAGGTTTACCTTTCCAACGCTTGGATCAGACGGCCAGCCGGCTCAACCGCTCATCCTGCAGGACCTCACAGACTTGTCTGATTCCCGGCAGGACAACGGCAGCGTAACGGTTGACCCCGAGACAGGACGCATCACCGGGAGTGCCCGCTTCCTGCCGAGCTTCGGTGGCGGCAACTTTGTGCTGCACTTTTGCACAGACTTCAAAGGCGCCGATGTTTTGGACAGCGGGATCTTTGTCAACAGTCGAGGCAGCACAGAGGTCAAGAACTTGACCATTTCCAGGTCGATCAATGGATATCCATTGCCTGGGGGGGCATTTGTCAGGTTCAGCTCAGGGGCAGAGCCAATCTTGGTCAGGACAGCCAACAGCTTCATCAGTGCTGAACAAGCCTGTAAACACGCCGAAACGGAGATTCCAGATTATGACTTCGAGAGGGTGTCAGAAGCTGCTATCGAAAAATGGAGAGAGAAAATGAGCAATATCAAGGTGTCGCCTGCGGGAGTGGAAGGCTCGCTGTTGACCAACTTTTACAGCGGCATCTATCGGACCATGGTCAATCCTCAGAATTACACCGGGGAAAATCCGTTGTGGGAGAGCAGTGAGCCATACTTTGACTCGTTTTATTGCATCTGGGACCTCTTCCGCTCCCAAATTCCGTTCCTTATCATCACTGATCCAGCCGCGGTGGCCGAGATGGTGCGTTCGCTCATAGACACCTACCGGCACACTGGCTGGCTGCCAGACTGCCGCATGAGTCTCAACAAGGGCTACACCCAG GGTGGATCAAACGCAGACAACGTCCTGGCCGATGCCTTCATCAAGGGCATAAAAGACGGCATCGAT TGGGAAGACGGCTACGCAGCCGTAGTCAAAGACGCAGAAGTCGAGCCCTACGACTGGTGCTGCGAAGGCCGTGGCGGCCTCGACAGCTGGAAAGCTCTAGGCTACATCCCCGTCCAAGACTTTGACTACAAAGGCTTCGGCACCATGACCCGCAGCATCTCCAGAACCCTCGAGTACGCCTACAACGACTTTTGCATCTCCCAAATCGCCCACGGGCTAGGCCGCACGGCTGACAGGGACAAGTACCTTGCCTCCAGCAGCAACTGGAAAAACCTCTTCCGCCCTGACCAGACCTCCCTCTGGTGGAACGGCACAAACACAGGCTTCACCGGGTTTTTCCAACCGCGCTACCTCAACGGGACCTGGGCTTACCAAAACCCCCTTAATTGctccaacctcgacaccTTTTCCGTCTGCTCCCTGCAAAACACCGGGAGGGAAACCTTCGAAAGCTCCATCTGGGAGTACAACTT TAGCTTCGTCCCCCACGACCAATCAACCCTCCTgaccctcctcggcggcccatccctcttcacctcccgCCTAGACTACCTCCACAACACAAACATAACCTACATCGGCAACGAaccctccttcctcaccgtCTTCCAATACCACTACTCCGCCCGCcccgccctctccgccctccgATCCCACAGTTACATCCCCTCAtacttctcccccaccccctccggccTCCCCGGCAACGACGACTCGGGCGCAATGGGCTCGTTTGTCGCGTTCTCAATGATGGGCCTTTTCCCCAACCCGGGACAAAACGTTTACCTTGTTACTCCGCCGTTTTTCGAACAAGTCAACATTACCAGCCCGGTAACGGGAAAGGTGGCAAGGGTGAGGAATGTTAATTTTGATGGGGGGTACAAGAGTGTATACATCCAGAGTGCGACGCTCGATGGGGAGAGATACACCAAGAACTGGGTTGATCACAGTTTTTTCACCGAGGGAAAGGAGTTGGTGCTTGTgctgggggatggggagagtgattgggggacgggggtgggggatcTGCCGCCTAGTTTGGGGGAGTATGTTGGTTTTTCGGGGGGGAATGGGACAGCTGTGAATGATACCAGTACCATAAcggggtggaaaagggggttggaagaggtggttgggagggcgtggaggggtggttatGTTGGGGATGTAAAAGTATGA